Part of the Montipora foliosa isolate CH-2021 chromosome 13, ASM3666993v2, whole genome shotgun sequence genome is shown below.
TACTGCTCCAAAAAGATGAACATTCATTTGGTATTCTGCAGGGGCCTCATCGAGAAGACCGTCAGGCCACCagaagaatcggagaaaatctCTTTGATTGTCGGGTACTCGAACCTGGTGAAACATAGCATCAATGTCTTCCATGAATGCGACTGGCTGGTGGCGAAATCTCGTCAACACGCCGACAAGGCGACTCGTCAGGTCCGGTCCTTGCATGAGTTGGTCGTTCAGTGATGTCCCTCCATAACGTGCGCTGCAGTCAAAAACGACTCTGATCTTGTCTGGTTTTTTGGGGTGGTAAACACCGTGATGGGGTATGTACCACACTTGCCCTGACCTGGCGGGAAGGCGATCTGGTGGCAATTTTCTGGCAAATCCCTTTCGGATGATGTCATTCATGAAATTGACGTAATCTTCGTGAAATTTCTTATTTCTTGTCAGTTTTCTCTTCAGCCAGCATGCTCTTTGGAACACTTGCTCCTTATTGTCAGGAAGGTGTACGTCTTTAGAGCGGAAGGGTAGAGGTATTTCGTAATGGCCATCATCAGTACGCTTAATTCCTTTATTCACAATCTAAAGAAATTTCTTATCTTCTTGCGAGTACTGGTGGGCTCTCTCGTCAGATCTTTCAGGAAAGTCCAATTCAAACATCCTGATTAATGCTTGCTGCGTGACAATTTCTTTGACCTTATCCTCCACGGCGAAGTGATGGTCAAGGGGTTTCTCTGATCCCACCTCTACAACGGCTATTCTATTGCAGTTAACTGTTTGATGGTCTTTCTTGATCAAATTCAAAGGTCCTACTATCGCCCATCCAGCAAAGGTGTTTATCGCATAAGGGCCACCATTTTCACTGGCAACAATATCTATCGGTTCAAGGGCTTTTGGACAATTCGATCCAATGAGAAGACCAACTTTCGCGCCATGAAGCTGAGAAGGCATGCAGTCTGCTATTCTCTCAAGATGTTTCCACTTATGGGCGAGTTCAGGTACAGGCACATCCACGTCTATCGCAGAAATGTCTTCTTGAGTAAAGGTCTTCGGCAAATCAATGCGGTTTTCACCATTGAGGTCCGTAACGATCAAGCCGTTCAGTGCCTTAGTATCGTGTAACTGAGTGCCATTTACTGTCTTCACCATTAGCTTCGTATCGGTACCCTTTGCGTCTAAGCAAGCAGCTATGTCTTCAAGCAAGAAAGTACCAGTGCTACAGCTGTCGAGCATGGCATACGTAAGGACTTCTTTCCCAGCTGCTTTTAATCTGACAGGAACAACAGGCAAGGCAGTAATTGGGTTCCCTGTGCCGACAGCGCTGCAAACAGCCTCCTCTGTTTCAACATGGGTAGCAGTGAGGACATCCGTAGATTGTTCTGATGACGGATTCTGTTTCTTGGTTGCTAATTGATTGAGACGGAAGTTATCATCGTGAAGCCCGGTAGGATGACGTCTGGAGCACGTTTTACAGGTTTTCCTCTGAGCACATCCGCTTGACCTATGGCCAGCTTGGTAACATGCAAAGCACAAGTCTTTGTCCTTGAGGAATTCTCTCCTCTCTTGCAAGGTCTTCTTTAAGTACTCTTTACAGTCATCAAGGTCATGAGTCTTTCCACACATCTTACACGAGTTGGCTAGGCCAAGCCCTTTAGCTTCGGGTGTGGCAGTTATCGCCGTCGCGTGACTGGATACATGAGTTGTCGCGCGTGAACGGTCTCCGATTCTCGGCTTGTGAGTGTTTTTCCCTTTGTTAAAACGACCAGGGCGATCCGAGGTATCTTGACGATTAAGCGCTTCTCGTGAATACTCAGGATCCATTGCAATTCCTGCCTCAGTCTTGACAAATTTCACAAAGGTAGCAAACGTGGGAATGATATTTCTCGTCGCTCGGAGCTTACTTGCTTCTCTGCGCCATCTGTCTTGGAGTGGCAGCGGAAGCTTTTTAACCATAGTCTGAATGTTGTGGGGATGATCCAGAGTCGAGAGAAACTTAAGTTCGGACATCGCACTCCGACACTGAGTAAGAAACGTTGCGAAGCGGTCTAACGCTTGATCATCTCCTTGTTTAACATAAGGCCAATCTTCAATCTTCTTAATGTAAGCGTTCGAGATTTTGTACGGATCTCCATACTTCTCTACCAAAAGCTTCATAGCCTCGGTATAACCATTTTGTCCGTTCAGGTGGAGGCATCCTTTAATCAGCTCTTTCGACTCTCCTTCCACGTACTGCTCCAAATAACGTAGGTGGACATCGTTTGACTTCAGTTTACTCTCAATTTGCGACTCAAAGGTCCTGACAAACGTGAAGAAATCAAGGGGGTTGCCGGTGAACTTGGAAATGGTTAATGTGGGCAGAAGGGTCTGCTGTTGCTGTTCAACCAAGAGCTCTGTTAATCTGTTTTGCTGGCTGAGAACTTCTCGGAAGCCTTTGGGAATGTTCTGGCTTTCACCACGCCCCACTTTAAACTCTGGAGCCAACAGGTTCGGCCATGAGCATTGCGCTACAACTGGTTCTAATTGCACAGGCGAGTAATACGGGTTAAGTACGGGCGGAGGATTCAAGCGAGGAAGCGGATTGACGTGTGGAACCTGCATAGCTGTTGGCGGTGGATGAATGATTGCCTCAGACAACTTCCTCTCAAAGCTAGAATCACGGTCTTGAAACTCAGCATACGCCCTTTCGCGCGCTTGGGCCACTGCTAGCTGCTCTTACAAGTGTAAACGCTCAGCTCTTTTCTCTAATTCTTGTCTACGCTCTAACATCGCAAATTTCGCCATGAGTTCGGCAGTCTTGGCTCTTTCTTTCGCCCGACCGGAGGCAATTGATGACTTAGTCGACGATCCTTTTGAGAGGCGAGACGAGCCAGTAAGATTTGAACAATTTGATCGGCTTTCCAAGCTGTTTTCTATTTTCTCCTTCGCGGAAGAAATCCACCGTTCTGTTTGTTCGATAAAATTAATCATCTCGGTGCTTTGTTCAACGTACCAGTCACTAGCTGCGTTGACATCTTCATCGTTTTCAAGGTCATCCATAAGGGCTGCGACCACCTTCTTCAACTCTTCGCTGGTGGCGCGAAACGCGGATAACTCGTTTTCAACAGAATTTACATCGTCCGTATTTGCAGTCTTCTCAGTAATTCGCTCAATCTGCTGTTTAACCTTTCGTTGCAGCGAATAACAATCCATCCATCGAAGTCGAGTGACAAAGGCCAATCCTTTCTCTAAGCGTCGCTCTGGCCTCGCACTTTGAACTGTACCAGCAATAATCTCCTTCGACTGATGCTCGTCCTCGTAAAGTTGTCCGTAACGGCTCCCGACTTCCATTATAATCAAATTTAACGTTTCAACGAATGAAGGGGCCAAAAACCATTGCTCCAACGCGTTACTAAAGTTCTTCTTTAATGTCAAATATCCTTAGTTTAAAGAGAACAGGCGATGCGGTGGACGTTGCGATAAACGGTGCGAAAGCAATAATCGATACGGTTGCTAGAGAAATAAACAAGGAAAATACAAGTTACTACAACAAAAGGACGAACCAAAACACAAGAATATAGAAATAACAAACTAAGCAGAAAAGACGAGCCAAAAAATAATACTTACAAACGTTATATGGCCTTTAAAACGGACAAACGAAGCGATGTAGGAAAAAAACGCAAAAAGCACAAACGAGAatgaataatatatagatttagccaagcctaaaggcggagctcccggcctgtttattcttactggctgtaggattagtgaaaatagaaggctttggaactgtccgccttttggttttcccggaaattgcttaattatgtcattttcttcgctgcctaactagtgaattccacggttaatttcacctgaaaaaccgactgatcgcatgaatcacgaagggatgagtgtgatatcggtttttccagcgaaatctactgttgaattcaccagttaggcaattaatttttcttgaatcgcaagagtttgaaaagaaaacaaacaaatcctcagcaagcgaacggaaaaggaaagaagccatttcagagtcgactgtcaaaagccagcgaataggaatcacgctaaaattagaactcacagacgtactatagctcgtgatgtgacagatcgtactttatttattccactttatctctgaaaacgagatcatttacattttgatgtacttcattgaaacacgccagcttggcttaaaaccagaatcggctagaaaggacaaactttaaacaagatctccaacaaattacctgtacgtgctctaaacaaacttctgaaaacacaagcggGTGAtatttcttcttactttttacgagaactcattgcgattacatgtgtagaacataagtgcaaaattttcttgtcactgttgagacacatcgaaaaacaattaggcaagcggagtaaaaaaatttcttgttcgctcgcattttaaagccaaacaaaccagcaaaagatcgattatttctgtccaaaaagagtacagatgattgttatttaattccagttaacaataaaaattcgagttcaTTCCTgggcaaaggaaaaaacaactaaacaactttttagaaatatgcatccacttgaaataaataacggtttagtgtccaagaaacgaATTTgcggagtaacttcttccaccaactttaagctattactggtctaccgttttgtcgttctcgttctctttctctcttctttcgtttctgctcttctgtcataggccgtccaggcatcttgcaaccttagtagattgaaaattaaaaatcttaacacataccaaaaactgcaattcagagcaaaaagcagcccaaaacaaattcaaaataaacacttgaataactacgtagccaccagtgtgtcctgaccacagctatattatgttaaacctggactgaaaccagcgaaaaatgcaagaaaaatatatttaccataccgtacctgaacacgaaaagcatcgactgtcaagagctttgctgacgtagcgtggctatgtagccgcgtcgagccacagaaagagcgcgaaaattaagcctcgatcaggtgtgtgtgagtgtctgacctggcttgggcctgcgatccaatcaacaaccagtccctggtcagcagtcaacttcaaaaaacagctgacctcgataaggtctaacttgagcccgctatatagtcacgtaatactggtcagcggataccttgttttgacaggtgtcaattgaccataacattgatgtccaatatcaaagatgtatcctgtaaactagttagtgtcaaatgtagtattgcctcctggatgagctctaaactttaattagcccttgatatggttacgtgtactggtcacattggcatacataaaGGGGCGGaaggacgtacggacgtacgttgtacgtacggacgttgatgacgtcatggctataaatccaaattttcttacatcgatgggttaccatattttcttaactatggtgctccgcgcgcgcgcgccttcggcgcgcgcggagctccgctaaaaagcAAAGACGCGAATTTATACTAATGAACTAAGGAACAATAGACAAAGTTATGCAGGAAAAACTAACAGAATAATAATGAAAACGACATGCAAGCGTGACACACAAAAAATAAtgttccaaaaacaaaagagttCATTCATGAAGAATGCCGCCGCAACAAGACTGAAtgctttggctttgaagaaccCATAATCAAACTCTCTTAATCCAGGGTTCATCTTACACACATCTTTTCTTCTGGCAAGATCTCATTAACAACTTACCATCGGTATAAGATCTCCACATCTTGGACAAGGACGACGGCGCATTTTCCATATCACCAGGGAGAGAACAATAATTATGATCACCAGAAAGACGATGAATAAGTTGTAAAAAATATGCAAAACAGAACAAGAACCTAACACAAAGAAAGCACAAAAAGACTTGTAATGCAGGACCACAAAGTTTCCACTGAGAGCAATGGGTATTTAGCACAActgtttctttgtcttcttcttcttttttttttttttttggattcggGTATGCTCGCAGAGCAGGAAAATAATCTTTTTGATACACTTGCAGTACGATTCGTGACGATTTCATGAACATCGTTGAGACGCTGACTAGTCTACCTAAGGCTCGTTTTCTCACGCTTCGCAGTGAGAGAGAGAGTGATTTAAGTCAACTAAaggaaactaaaagaaaaagagCATGCATGTTTTCTTTGTCAATTCGTTATGGGTCGTAGTCATGCACAATAACCTGCAAGTACTGCTGTTGTTTCGCAGTTATTAATCTTCACCTAGCCTTAGCTCAACATTTGTATGTGTATATTTTTCAGAGAATTTTTTGGCTTTTCATCGTTGATGTTTCCTTTACTTATTAAGATGATCAGATGATTTTGTACGTTAAATGAATAAGAGTTATTGAGCACAGATGAATCTTACACTTACTATCCAGTTTTATGAGGAACCCTACGCTCGGAATTAAGCAATGATTTACCTTTGGTTTATATCTCAAAAGCGGACGTACCTTTCTGACTTTCCAGAGGTCTTGGAGTTGCTAATGGAATAAGAGCATGATCTTAGTTAGTCCCAGTGTTTGACGGACCGGACGGCAAGTCCTCCTTCGAGGAGCAGGCGTAGcacagttggctagtgcgcggcgtGGCGAACCcaagttcgatcctcggtgactcaAACGTCTGTTTGGACTTTTCTCTGATACGTACAGCTATAGCTTTAAGCACCGTAAAATGCAGCACTAACAGAGGGAGGGAGACTTCCATTGATACCATCCTCGTAGCTGAAGggactaccgacgttaaataagctGAGTTTACGTCTTCCCTGGCAAATTTCAGGAGAGGAGCACCTTCAAAAAGTCAACGCCTTATGCCTatctttgtctttaaattagagaTTTTTCTCAATACAGTTACACCTTCtaaaggaaaatgtttattttaacaGTTTTCCTCACCTCCACCATATGGCATCTCCACTATCTTGATGTTTTCTGTAGTTACCACACTCTCGCCGTATTTGTTTGATGCGGTGACAACCaattcatgcttttttttatCTTCCACTTTGACAACGAACACACGATTAGAGATGTCCTTTACTTCTCCAACGTTTGTCCACTTCTTGTCACTTGCAATTCTTTTGTAGATGGTGTATTGGGTGATGTCCGCTCCATTCTCTTCTGGTTTGTTCCAACTAAGGGTAATTTTGTTACTATCTATCTCATCTTTGACAATAGTTACAGGTTCTGGAACACCTGTCGATTAAAGTACACAAACTTACCcgaaaagaggaaaacaaataAGCATAATCTTCTCTTGGCTTACAAGAATAAGCTAAATTTCAAGAAGCTGTTCATAACTTgcatgaaaatgaaatgaacaaataGTTAACCCAAGCATCACGACGTAGCCTGCACCTCATCAAACGTCCCCGTAATGTTAAGTTGAGTATCCTTGTTGGTAAGTAACCCTATTCACCCCCATCATAAAATTTCCACATTGGTGTGATTATCGAGCGGTGGAGTACCTCAAATTCCAAAGTACCCTTCAGTTAGTTAGCCGCTACATATGACTGACAACCCAGGAATTAAACGCTTTTGGAAGGAGCGACAATGCTTTCTGTTTCTCGTTGTAAAGTCCCAGCTGTAAGATTTAATCAACTTGAATAACCCAATACCCAAGAGCTCGACGAGGATGTCAGGAAATTCATAATTTTTCTACCGTGATTTCCTCAGGTGGATTTGTGTTTAAAACTAGTGGAAATGTGCCTGTGAGAAAATCCATGCAGAGGGTTGGTATCTAAGAACTGGCAGACTTTGTTGGTGGTAtcacattaaaaaataataataatgaataaaacgcaacctctttcccagggtcttctctgcCGCCTTTGTCGTTGAgaagaaagaccctggttcaggcAGGTCACGTGGTACTCAGGCAAAAAACACTTTCCCACTGGGCGAAGGCGCACTTGTTTGACAACGCTGTTTTAAAATAACCAATCTTTACCTTACAATGTAAGattaaaatcaattaaaagcTCAAAGAGGTGATGTTCTATTCCCACAAGAGATGCATTCCCACAAAACGTTTAACCTTTTTTGACTGATAACACCCTTGATGTCGGGTGGagattgacgttcacaaaaaaaaagctgaatttGTTTCTATAGAACATACACTATAATAAAGcaatacaccaaacactacgtCCGGGTATACTTCACGATTTGTTACAAACTAAACACTACTGTTTGTTGCATGCAGTCGTTCAAATATCTTGACAACGACAATTCTAATACACGAAGCTGTTGATACAGAAATAAGCCAATGTTGTCTACTCGCTGTACAAGCTTAGGAATCACTTCGTCAAACATtagaaagagaaacgaaaacgAACAAgcaggcagagaagagagaccgtGGGAACGAGTTTGACTTAAACCTAGCTGCGTACAAGGGAAACCGAAACCCCTCTCCGCAAACTATCTTAATGCTTGCTACGTGACcgtcacaaaaaaaataataataataaaatattaaaaaatcatACACTATTTTGCCCAATATTAACGCGACTTGGCACCTTGCGAGGTCCTCGATTTCCAATGTTCTGTTGTAGTTTTCTTTCATGCCATTCTCATTTATAACTTGTTGGTCCAAAAGCAATGTACTTCGTTGCTTTGCGGTTCACCATCCAATGCTTTTTCATTGGCGTTCcaaatttcaccaccaagctttgaattcgaaaatcaaaGGTATAAATTTTAGCATAAGCTAAATCCCaaaggacaaaaaaattgtagagAAAGCCCACGAGCGAACAGTATGGCATGCGcaaatgatgtgaataattttgtgcaatcgaggcttggtggtgaattttgagcatatgacgtcatcatgtaCAAGGCATATTGAGcgttaaaaaagaaagacaCGTTTTGAGTGCAACCAAGGGAAAATTAAAACTGTGTCTTAGTTAGCaggtttttattattattaggtgTCACGACATGATATTTCATTTTTATACTGACGACGTCACAACTCCAGAGAACTACCCAATTCCAAATCGCGTATTGAAATAATTATGCATTCAAGATATCACTCAATGGATGactaccaaaaagttgaaacttgacaacTGCAAAACTGAGGGCCTTATATGTTCAATGCCCGCCACCACCCATCACCTTCTGTAGATTCCATCCTTGCTGGATCAGATGTAATTCAGCCATCAGAGTCGGTGAAGAGCAttggtttttttgtctttatggtGTTAGCAAtggacaaaaaaataaagaacgtgagtaaatctgcattttaccaCCTGCGCATCATTTTTCATAGGTATTTCCTTCAAACATTGTGAGATTCTGATACATGCTTTTATATCTTCTAGGTCAGATCATTGTAAGCTACTATTAATATTATCAGGCCTTAACCAGAATCAGATGAGCAAACTCCAATATGTACAAAATTCCAAGGGTTCCACACGATTTCTTTTCCTTAGATTATGTATTAAGCAccttttgtggtagtgcactgtaagttcagtacacactatgtcaccgggttgtaacaGTGTAAaagtgtaagtccgtggtgacaatagacccgcagcgcgtgcacaactcatgaaaataaacaggtctgttggaagcgtacTTGAGTTTCAAGAAATGAGTTCCAACATTGGCaaaaatttgtgacgctgatgaacaATAaggcagctgctatttccaaaacgatggaattaattggtgataaataacctcgtctaggagactgaacttttgactttgcagaaacaatatTCAACTTCAAGAgttaggcgattgtgatctttgtgtttaatttgcacatttcctgtcaaactttataacacttcatttggacacagatgtatccttttttTCACCAGTTCTTAGTAAACACGCTAGATAACTTGATCATAGCGCCCGCTGAAATCGAcgtcacttttgattttgcgatttcgttgtgcagccaaaagtacaatagaaaaatgaacgtagcaaaaatctcccaaattGTTTTTCGCTGATAGTAACTTTTTACATCCGCGGttgaaaatttatgttgtttttatgtcgcaaattttgttgctgatagcaaaacatttcattgtgaatcgacacttcctgaaaacttccttctgctcttccttaaaactgtatatcaacatttatttacttttacatcaacatttgtttttaTAAAGCAGGCTCACAAGGCGATCCTCGATGTTTTCGAGAATCGAGGATCGAGTTTTGAGGCTCGAGTTTCTAGATTAAAGGATCGAGGATCGAGGACCGAGTTTCGAGACTCTCGAATTTTTTTCCAGGGTCTCGATTAGAGATCTcgaggtgaaaaaaaaaaaacatttcgacaGCGAAACAATAGCGTTagacaaaagcttttgacatgCATACAGCATACAGCATCGAAATATTTTTCACGATCCCTTTTACTGTATGCACTTTTTCTAAATCACCGCTCATGCTTTCTTGATTTGAGTGTTTATAACTGCTGAATTACCGGGATACTTTTGATAAACAATAATCCGGACGCTAAAAAATTCTAGGAAACACTTTCATAACACTGAAAATGATCTTCGGTAAACTGCAACTGGCGGCAGCGGCGTCCTCAACCGCACATGCTAAATGTAAACAAActcactgttattttcaaggagtagatttaactccaaaaagggagtaaaaaaaaaaggtacaaaaccactccatttttggagtaaaattcactccggTATTGCTTACTccgtttttggagtaaaatgtactcctaTATCTTTTACTCCTTTGTTGGGGTAAAATTTACTCCAGTGTTGTTTACTCCTCCTCTAGTGTAAAATTCACTCCCATACAAGAGTAAATTTTATCCTTCTATTGGAGTGAATTAGGGTGagaaaaaaaggtacaaaaccactccttttcaagagtaaaatttaccctCTTAAACTTTACTCCCTTTGTCAGAGTaatatttactctttctacagaaCACATTTACCCTCACTAGATCTACTTCATTTATCTTCATTTATAGTCAGATTTCTCATAAAACCATaaaaagttcaattttttaatattatgtAAAGAAAAGACCAGGTTTACAATGAAGCATCTAATACTGGTAATTTTAATCACAAAATTGCAAAGAATGCACATGATAAATATACACATGCAAATACACCGCAAAAATCGAAGCTATCTTTATTCTAATTAATCACAGGTAATAATTAAATGGCAATCAGCTGAATGTGTTCTTGCCTTAAACAAAGACAAATTGAGTGGTATGCGTTTGATTACAGATAGCAATGATGGTTGCAAAATCTAAATTCAATAACAAAAACTAAAGCATACAACATACTTGGATAAAATTAATGTGTCTCAGTATAACAAAATGGCTTTTATGTACATGTCATACAAGTCAGTTCTTACAGACAGAAGTGAAACataaaaaaatggaacatgcCTTAGGATAACTAATGCAAAAATTTTGCAATCGTTTAACTTTACcactgtgtttttttttctccaacagaattgtttccgaaaacaaaaaaagccttGTGATTAACCTGATAATTAATATTACAAACATAGTATGCTCccagcaaaaaaattaaagcaaatgaaagttttaaGAAAACCTTGCTTTCTACCAAATGGTACAGTAAATGGCTCTAGTTCACTTAGTATGCCAGAAGCAACAATCCttgcaaatgttgtttttagaacctcacCACTGATTGACTCATCATCCTTAAAATGAATTAAAGAGAATAATGATTAGTATAACCCCTTCCAAAATTAAGATCATTCCACAATATTCTAACAAAATAGGAAGAGAGCACAAATCCAATACATCCCTAATCCTGAGAAACAAAAGAGGCCAGCCAACCATTTTGGTGTGCCAAATAAATGGAACTACATGTAAtacttgcatgagaaattatatacatgtacctgtaaCATTTTTTTGATTCATTGAGTAACTTAGTGTAAGttatcaaattaattttgtcataatgaaaaaagtaaacaaatagTAGTGGAACTCATGGAACAAATCTCAACAGTATCTTGCCAGACGCTGTTATTATTTATGTGTGATGGGGTATTTAGAATTATCTCATATAGGAGTATTTCAGATTTTAAACTGAAAGTAGATCTTGGGTGAGACAGTGGATAAAGAAAACTGCAGAATCATCTTCCACTAATCGCTAGGCACTATTAGTTTAGTagttattagtattattacaCAGGCCTGTAACTGAGACAgtgctttataattattttatacatgtaacagtgactgtcaagaattagttgtttaagtgtaatttatgtgagTTATTTGTAAATACTGTATCTATATGCATCCCttgtttaaaagcaacaatCAGCTTCTAAGTCTTTCAGACTTTCAGCTGTTTAACTGCATTACAGCTTTTTACAGAAACATGCCTCAAAGGGATTTTTTCATGGCACCaaccttttcttttatctgGGGTTTCCTCCAACTCCTCTTCCATAGATTATACATCTAGGGAGGGGTGTGTACTGTATGTTGCAAGAAGAAGGCATCTTCTTGGCTAGCCTCAGCACTTTCTGTAACCAACTCTCTGCCCAAACttcccagcaatcttttaatgaacCAGTTCCCAGCTGTACCTGCCTCCAATTCGAACTGTTATCAACAAATAAATATAgtgaaaagtttcagttttcttagAAGAAAATAATTCACAATCTCACTCACattccaaacaaaaattattactgtTACTTTCAGATAAAATATGTCATAAAAATTACATCCAGATAATAACACGCAATATCACGTCTCATATAAAATACTGG
Proteins encoded:
- the LOC137983430 gene encoding uncharacterized protein gives rise to the protein MQVPHVNPLPRLNPPPVLNPYYSPVQLEPVVAQCSWPNLLAPEFKVGRGESQNIPKGFREVLSQQNRLTELLVEQQQQTLLPTLTISKFTGNPLDFFTFVRTFESQIESKLKSNDVHLRYLEQYVEGESKELIKGCLHLNGQNGYTEAMKLLVEKYGDPYKISNAYIKKIEDWPYVKQGDDQALDRFATFLTQCRSAMSELKFLSTLDHPHNIQTMVKKLPLPLQDRWRREASKLRATRNIIPTFATFVKFVKTEAGIAMDPEYSREALNRQDTSDRPGRFNKGKNTHKPRIGDRSRATTHVSSHATAITATPEAKGLGLANSCKMCGKTHDLDDCKEYLKKTLQERREFLKDKDLCFACYQAGHRSSGCAQRKTCKTCSRRHPTGLHDDNFRLNQLATKKQNPSSEQSTDVLTATHVETEEAVCSAVGTGNPITALPVVPVRLKAAGKEVLTYAMLDSCSTGTFLLEDIAACLDAKGTDTKLMVKTVNGTQLHDTKALNGLIVTDLNGENRIDLPKTFTQEDISAIDVDVPVPELAHKWKHLERIADCMPSQLHGAKVGLLIGSNCPKALEPIDIVASENGGPYAINTFAGWAIVGPLNLIKKDHQTVNCNRIAVVEVGSEKPLDHHFAVEDKVKEIVTQQALIRMFELDFPERSDERAHQYSQEDKKFL